A DNA window from Parafrankia discariae contains the following coding sequences:
- a CDS encoding phosphotransferase produces the protein MSDQLSAEDYIKAVQRPDLVFDRPELARAEFDVHPMLGIPVPASGSTAVVFRATVGGTTQALRFFTREDASTQQRYTALNAWFTERGLTGDVAGCRWVDDAILVNGRRWPMVQMDWVDGHTLDRHVEDLVEADDRTALETLAASWRDLLRRTQAARFAHGDLQHGNVLVDSAGQLRLVDFDSSWIAPFTGSPPPTEGGHRNYQPENRPWGPWMDTFPGLVIYLSLLALAREPKQWERLNDGENLLFRDKDYRPPHRTQVWSWVERLHDPQIDQLAARLRACCAPGWTATGDLEGLISGPVPWWTRTAAHPPAGAPPEATTAPLPIIPAPAQGTTTPVRPTTPVRPTAAPPRNTGTPAGPHPRSAARPAGQPAWWEQPPGPTQPTPTRPEPVPWAPVRNAGRWLREVGWALFAAVVTVLVWGLGRALVAASLTGLTSDDEAAVSALVALVPALAVLVLMVRRRRRRKRQRQPPGKAR, from the coding sequence GTGAGCGACCAGCTGTCCGCCGAGGACTACATCAAGGCCGTGCAGCGGCCCGACCTCGTGTTCGACCGTCCCGAGCTGGCGCGGGCCGAGTTCGACGTCCACCCGATGCTGGGCATTCCCGTCCCGGCGTCGGGCAGCACGGCGGTCGTGTTCCGGGCTACGGTCGGCGGCACCACGCAGGCGTTGCGGTTCTTCACCCGCGAGGACGCCTCCACCCAGCAGCGTTACACCGCGCTCAACGCCTGGTTCACCGAACGCGGGCTCACCGGCGACGTCGCCGGCTGCCGCTGGGTGGACGACGCGATCCTCGTCAACGGCCGGCGCTGGCCGATGGTCCAGATGGACTGGGTGGACGGGCACACCCTCGACCGGCACGTCGAGGACCTCGTCGAGGCCGACGACCGCACGGCCCTGGAGACCCTCGCCGCCTCCTGGCGTGACCTGCTGCGCCGCACCCAGGCCGCCCGGTTCGCGCACGGCGACCTCCAGCACGGCAACGTGCTCGTCGACTCGGCCGGCCAGCTGCGCCTGGTCGACTTCGACAGCTCGTGGATCGCTCCGTTCACCGGCTCCCCGCCGCCCACGGAGGGCGGCCACCGCAACTACCAGCCCGAGAACCGGCCCTGGGGCCCGTGGATGGACACCTTCCCCGGGCTCGTCATCTACCTGTCGCTGCTGGCGCTCGCCCGCGAGCCGAAGCAGTGGGAGCGGCTCAACGACGGCGAGAACCTGCTCTTCCGGGACAAGGACTACCGGCCCCCGCACCGGACCCAGGTGTGGTCGTGGGTCGAGCGGCTGCACGACCCACAGATCGACCAGCTCGCGGCCCGGCTGCGCGCCTGCTGCGCCCCGGGCTGGACGGCCACCGGCGACCTGGAAGGCCTGATCTCGGGGCCCGTCCCCTGGTGGACCCGCACGGCCGCCCACCCGCCGGCCGGCGCGCCGCCCGAGGCCACCACCGCGCCGCTCCCGATCATCCCCGCGCCGGCCCAGGGAACCACCACGCCGGTACGGCCGACCACGCCGGTTCGGCCCACCGCCGCACCGCCGCGGAACACCGGCACACCGGCCGGGCCACATCCCCGGTCCGCCGCGCGGCCGGCGGGACAGCCGGCCTGGTGGGAGCAGCCACCCGGGCCGACCCAGCCCACACCGACGCGGCCGGAGCCGGTGCCGTGGGCCCCCGTACGCAACGCCGGGAGGTGGCTGCGCGAGGTGGGCTGGGCCCTGTTCGCGGCGGTCGTGACGGTCCTGGTCTGGGGGCTCGGCCGCGCCCTCGTCGCCGCCTCGCTCACCGGCCTGACCTCCGACGACGAGGCCGCCGTCTCCGCGCTGGTCGCCCTCGTGCCGGCGCTGGCCGTCCTCGTCCTCATGGTCCGCCGCCGCCGACGGCGAAAGCGACAGCGACAACCACCGGGGAAGGCGCGATGA
- a CDS encoding response regulator transcription factor codes for MTTATTPPGPPGPPGPPGPAGPPAGVTRVVLADDAALFRDALAELLERDGCAIVAQAGDAAGLLDAVERHRPDLAVVDIRMPPGYHLEGLRAAVRLRRSHPGTGVLLLSQHLEAAHLDELVGHTARGVGYLLKNRVTGPGFLDAVRQVAADGCAFDPEVVPLLVGGRGGRRDELAELSPREREVLALMAQGRSNNAIADELHLTTRTVETHVRGVFQRLALPDEAEHNRRVLAVLAYLRSARRATTSASAAADSVDLGRNPAADDRSTASP; via the coding sequence TTGACCACCGCCACCACCCCGCCCGGCCCGCCCGGCCCGCCCGGCCCGCCCGGCCCAGCCGGCCCGCCCGCGGGGGTGACCCGCGTCGTGCTCGCCGACGACGCCGCGCTTTTCCGGGACGCGCTCGCCGAGCTGCTGGAACGCGACGGGTGCGCGATCGTCGCGCAGGCCGGGGACGCCGCCGGGCTGCTCGACGCCGTCGAACGGCACCGCCCGGACCTCGCGGTCGTCGACATCCGGATGCCGCCCGGCTACCACCTGGAGGGGCTGCGTGCGGCCGTGCGGCTGCGGCGGAGCCATCCCGGGACGGGCGTGCTGCTCCTGTCGCAGCATCTGGAGGCCGCCCACCTCGACGAGCTGGTCGGGCACACCGCGCGCGGCGTCGGCTACCTGCTGAAGAACCGGGTCACCGGGCCCGGCTTCCTGGACGCCGTGCGCCAGGTGGCGGCGGACGGCTGCGCGTTCGACCCCGAGGTCGTCCCGCTGCTCGTCGGCGGCAGGGGCGGCCGGCGCGACGAGCTGGCCGAGCTCAGCCCGCGGGAGCGGGAGGTCCTCGCGCTGATGGCGCAGGGCCGGTCCAACAACGCGATCGCCGACGAGCTGCACCTCACGACCCGCACCGTCGAGACGCACGTCCGCGGGGTCTTCCAGCGGCTCGCGCTGCCCGACGAGGCCGAGCACAACCGCCGCGTCCTCGCGGTGCTCGCCTACCTGCGCTCGGCGCGACGGGCCACGACCAGCGCCAGCGCGGCCGCCGACAGCGTCGACTTGGGCAGGAACCCGGCGGCGGACGACCGTTCGACCGCGTCGCCGTAG
- a CDS encoding LLM class F420-dependent oxidoreductase, with product MAVDVGRVGVWRASFYWPGDLGQRAEIAAELAELGYDAIWVGASAADLTLAETLLDATPRIAVATGIVNVWTEPLDQVVDSYARVSGAHPDRLLLGLGAGHAANVEPTGQRYEQPYRKVVDYLDGLDAAKTPVPRENRALAALGPRVLALAAERTAGAHPYLVPPEHTRRAREILGSAPLLAVEQKVVLETDPERARAIGRATVSRYMPLPNYTNNLLRLGFTPDDFAGGGSDRLVDALVAWGDLDAVLSRVREHQDAGADHVCLQVLTEDPTTVPRPQWRALATALDLAA from the coding sequence ATGGCGGTTGACGTCGGCAGGGTCGGAGTGTGGCGGGCCTCGTTCTACTGGCCCGGCGACCTCGGGCAACGCGCGGAGATCGCCGCGGAGCTGGCCGAGCTCGGGTACGACGCGATCTGGGTCGGCGCGTCCGCCGCCGACCTCACGCTGGCGGAGACGCTGCTGGACGCGACGCCGCGGATCGCCGTGGCCACCGGGATCGTCAACGTCTGGACCGAGCCACTGGACCAGGTCGTCGACAGCTACGCCCGCGTGTCCGGGGCCCACCCCGACCGGCTGCTCCTCGGCCTCGGGGCCGGGCACGCCGCGAACGTCGAGCCGACCGGGCAACGCTACGAGCAACCGTACCGGAAGGTCGTCGACTACCTGGACGGCCTCGACGCGGCGAAGACCCCGGTACCCCGGGAGAACCGCGCGCTCGCCGCGCTCGGCCCGCGGGTTCTCGCGCTCGCCGCCGAGCGCACGGCGGGCGCGCATCCCTACCTCGTCCCGCCGGAACACACCCGGCGGGCGCGGGAGATCCTCGGGAGCGCTCCGCTGCTCGCCGTCGAGCAGAAGGTCGTCCTGGAGACCGACCCGGAGCGGGCCCGCGCGATCGGCCGCGCCACGGTGAGCCGCTACATGCCCCTCCCGAACTACACCAACAACCTTCTCCGGCTCGGTTTCACGCCGGACGACTTCGCCGGCGGCGGCAGCGACCGTCTCGTCGACGCGCTGGTCGCCTGGGGTGATCTCGACGCGGTGCTCAGCCGGGTGCGGGAGCACCAGGACGCGGGCGCGGACCACGTGTGCCTCCAGGTCCTCACCGAGGACCCGACGACCGTTCCCCGGCCGCAGTGGCGTGCCCTCGCCACCGCGCTCGACCTGGCCGCCTGA
- a CDS encoding sensor histidine kinase — protein sequence MRGQAGGLLLPGAVATASPTRSGGGSRGPYGVPALAVAGAVLGAVVLWLADSGRDKDTTSTLFSGLVGGLYLLTGSVTHLRRPGRLGLRMVLVGISWFAEDLQVSNHPVPHTVGMFFRCVASGCLVHLLLAFPEGRLRTRTERALTGCVYVFVGVLVPLGVPFYESYTPNLLFVTNLARTQDLLIDSVQAVVAVVVGGLLVRRWFTATPPARRVLAPVYGVGLVGSVASLLHPALTGSTALLVNEVAHLATLGLPVAFLAGALRVRLGRTAVGDLLLQLPQRPPTELRHLLARALGDPTLRIAYPRPDDAGPTDGYVDADGRPVTPRPKDAVSPVRRGLRVVAVLLHDPALRADRHVLHAVTAAAALELDNQRLAAEVRAQLTEVRASRVRIVAAADEQRRRIERDLHDGAQQQLVTAALILRLARDRLGPEPPDPELGVLLRRAADGLEVAVTELRELARGIHPAVLTEAGLLPALRALAARSAFPVRVVDGPALPPLPDQVAATAYFVVAEAVTNAAKHARASQIHVHVRTSGNRLLVTVADDGVGGADTRAGTGLLGLRDRTAVLDGSLVVRSLPGAGTSVHAELPLEGP from the coding sequence GTGCGCGGTCAGGCGGGCGGGCTGCTCCTCCCGGGGGCGGTGGCCACGGCGTCCCCGACCAGGAGCGGGGGCGGGTCGCGCGGGCCGTACGGTGTGCCGGCGCTCGCCGTGGCGGGCGCGGTCCTCGGGGCGGTGGTGCTCTGGCTGGCCGACAGCGGTCGGGACAAGGACACGACCAGCACCTTGTTCTCCGGCCTTGTCGGCGGGCTCTACCTGCTGACCGGTTCGGTCACCCACCTGCGCCGGCCGGGCCGGCTGGGGCTGCGGATGGTGCTGGTCGGCATCTCCTGGTTCGCCGAGGACCTGCAGGTCTCGAACCACCCGGTGCCGCACACCGTCGGGATGTTCTTCCGGTGCGTCGCCTCGGGCTGCCTGGTGCACCTGCTGCTGGCCTTTCCCGAGGGGCGGCTGCGGACGCGCACCGAGCGGGCGTTGACCGGCTGCGTGTATGTGTTCGTGGGCGTCCTGGTGCCGCTGGGCGTCCCGTTCTACGAGTCGTACACGCCGAACCTGCTGTTCGTCACCAACCTCGCCCGGACGCAGGACCTGCTGATCGACAGCGTGCAGGCGGTGGTCGCCGTCGTCGTCGGCGGCCTGCTCGTCCGGCGCTGGTTCACCGCCACCCCGCCGGCCCGCCGGGTGCTCGCGCCGGTGTACGGGGTCGGGCTCGTCGGGAGCGTCGCGTCGCTGCTCCACCCGGCGCTGACCGGCTCGACCGCGCTGCTGGTCAACGAGGTCGCCCACCTGGCCACCCTCGGGCTCCCGGTGGCGTTCCTGGCCGGCGCGCTGCGCGTCCGGCTCGGCCGCACTGCCGTCGGGGACCTCCTGCTCCAGCTGCCGCAGCGGCCGCCGACGGAGCTGCGCCACCTGCTGGCCCGCGCGCTCGGCGACCCCACGCTGCGCATCGCCTACCCCCGCCCGGACGACGCCGGTCCCACCGACGGCTACGTCGACGCCGACGGGCGGCCGGTGACACCCCGCCCGAAGGACGCGGTGAGCCCGGTCCGGCGTGGTCTGCGGGTGGTCGCCGTGCTCCTGCACGACCCGGCGCTGCGCGCCGACCGGCACGTCCTGCACGCGGTGACGGCGGCCGCGGCGCTCGAACTGGACAACCAACGGCTCGCCGCGGAGGTGCGGGCCCAGCTCACCGAGGTCCGGGCGTCCCGGGTCCGCATCGTCGCCGCGGCCGACGAGCAGCGCCGCCGGATCGAACGCGATCTGCACGACGGCGCCCAGCAGCAGCTCGTCACGGCCGCGCTGATCCTGCGACTGGCGCGGGACCGGCTCGGCCCGGAGCCACCCGACCCCGAGCTCGGCGTGCTCCTGCGGCGGGCCGCCGACGGACTGGAGGTGGCGGTGACGGAGCTGCGCGAGCTCGCCCGCGGCATCCACCCGGCGGTGCTCACGGAGGCCGGGCTACTGCCCGCGCTGCGCGCGCTCGCCGCCCGCTCCGCCTTCCCCGTGCGGGTCGTCGACGGGCCCGCGCTGCCGCCGCTGCCGGACCAGGTCGCCGCGACGGCCTACTTCGTCGTCGCCGAGGCGGTGACGAACGCGGCGAAGCACGCCCGCGCCAGCCAGATCCACGTCCACGTCCGGACGTCCGGGAACCGCCTGCTCGTCACCGTCGCCGACGACGGTGTCGGCGGCGCCGACACGCGCGCCGGAACCGGCCTGCTCGGGCTGCGCGACCGGACCGCCGTGCTCGACGGCAGCCTGGTCGTGCGCAGCCTCCCCGGCGCCGGGACGTCCGTCCACGCGGAGTTACCTCTGGAGGGGCCTTGA
- a CDS encoding response regulator transcription factor, with amino-acid sequence MDRVAVGRVFIVDDSEPFRAVARALLESGGYQVVGDAGTGAEALAGVPEAGPDVVLLDIALPDMDGFTVCRALRRTAPGATVVFCSVRDAEHYGDAVERSSAAGFLPKSTLSAAALALVVARRAERR; translated from the coding sequence ATGGACCGGGTGGCGGTGGGCCGCGTCTTCATCGTCGACGACAGCGAGCCGTTCCGCGCCGTCGCCCGCGCCCTCCTGGAGAGCGGCGGCTACCAGGTGGTGGGCGACGCCGGGACCGGGGCCGAGGCGCTGGCCGGTGTGCCCGAGGCGGGCCCCGACGTGGTGCTGCTCGACATAGCCCTGCCCGACATGGACGGGTTCACCGTCTGCCGGGCGTTACGACGAACGGCCCCCGGAGCCACCGTGGTCTTCTGCTCGGTGCGCGACGCCGAGCACTACGGCGACGCGGTCGAACGGTCGTCCGCCGCCGGGTTCCTGCCCAAGTCGACGCTGTCGGCGGCCGCGCTGGCGCTGGTCGTGGCCCGTCGCGCCGAGCGCAGGTAG
- a CDS encoding TetR/AcrR family transcriptional regulator: MSGQSGDAGIAYRPAERRRRSDAVRNQERLLTAARAVFAEFGTNAPLNAIARRAGVGPATLYRNFANREDLIEAVYRQDVASLHHQADELGDRLPPGAALAAWLRQLARHLLIRQGVSTLPLEAPQIAPLPRAAPPASPATPLGDAGAGLLARAQRAGNARTDITVDDLVTVTAALVSALGPGRGWRDSGAPEAQPAAGQERELGARHSQNHYSGVDLDRLLSLIADGWQISDRDGHP; the protein is encoded by the coding sequence GTGAGCGGCCAGAGTGGCGATGCCGGCATCGCCTACAGACCGGCGGAACGGCGCCGACGCTCCGACGCCGTCCGCAACCAGGAGCGCCTGCTGACCGCCGCGCGGGCGGTCTTCGCCGAGTTCGGTACGAACGCACCGTTGAACGCGATCGCGCGACGCGCCGGGGTCGGCCCCGCGACGCTCTACCGGAACTTCGCCAACCGCGAGGACCTGATCGAGGCGGTGTACCGCCAGGATGTCGCCAGCCTCCACCACCAGGCGGACGAGCTGGGCGACCGGCTCCCACCCGGCGCGGCGCTCGCCGCCTGGCTCCGGCAGCTCGCGAGGCATCTCCTGATCCGGCAGGGGGTCTCCACACTCCCACTCGAGGCCCCGCAGATAGCGCCGCTACCTCGGGCGGCGCCGCCCGCCTCCCCCGCCACGCCACTCGGTGACGCCGGGGCCGGACTGCTCGCCCGTGCTCAGCGCGCCGGCAACGCGCGTACCGACATCACCGTGGACGACCTGGTGACGGTCACGGCCGCACTCGTGTCGGCGCTGGGCCCTGGCCGCGGGTGGCGAGACTCCGGCGCGCCTGAGGCTCAGCCGGCCGCCGGTCAGGAGAGGGAACTCGGCGCCCGACATTCACAAAATCATTATTCCGGCGTAGATCTTGACCGGCTGCTGTCACTCATCGCGGACGGCTGGCAGATCAGCGACCGCGACGGTCATCCCTGA
- a CDS encoding phosphatase PAP2 family protein produces the protein MRSTSDRPAGPPAPERARTETVRYAVVGVAGILLTVLLGAVVFRSGTPLGLDAGWHRWVLAHRNPGMSDVVVAVTDTGAGACAYSLAALAGALAAPRWRRWWLGAVTGVAALLLGQLLRTSLAVIVGRARPPVADWITHPSGFAFPSGHTTTSALVAAGLAAVLYRRARRRSTRAAAVAVPGVWAFAVGLSRIYLGVHWPTDVFAGWLLATVLAVACLPSLGALLAWSGQIGHTRRGRGRGRG, from the coding sequence GTGCGCTCGACCTCTGACCGGCCGGCGGGCCCGCCCGCTCCGGAGCGGGCCCGCACCGAGACCGTCCGGTACGCCGTCGTCGGAGTGGCAGGGATCCTGCTCACGGTGCTGCTGGGCGCTGTCGTCTTCCGGAGCGGAACGCCGCTCGGTCTCGACGCCGGGTGGCACCGGTGGGTGCTGGCCCACCGTAACCCCGGGATGTCCGACGTCGTGGTCGCCGTCACCGACACCGGCGCCGGTGCCTGCGCCTACTCCCTCGCCGCGCTCGCCGGCGCCCTGGCGGCGCCGAGGTGGCGGCGATGGTGGCTGGGCGCCGTCACGGGAGTCGCGGCGCTGCTGTTGGGGCAGTTGTTGAGGACCTCGCTGGCGGTCATCGTCGGCCGGGCGCGACCGCCCGTGGCGGACTGGATAACCCATCCGTCCGGCTTCGCGTTCCCATCCGGCCACACGACCACCTCGGCGCTGGTCGCCGCGGGTCTCGCCGCGGTGCTGTACCGCCGGGCGCGCAGGCGCTCGACCAGAGCCGCGGCTGTCGCCGTCCCGGGTGTCTGGGCCTTCGCCGTTGGGCTCAGCCGGATCTACCTCGGGGTGCACTGGCCCACGGACGTTTTTGCCGGATGGCTGTTGGCCACGGTCCTCGCTGTCGCCTGCCTGCCGTCGCTGGGTGCCCTGCTCGCGTGGAGCGGCCAGATCGGCCACACCAGACGCGGACGCGGACGCGGTCGCGGGTGA
- a CDS encoding HAF repeat-containing protein, whose amino-acid sequence MCGDASGLLAGLWQSGRDRADGFLRQGNTIRRLPGNSRPIAMSPLGVVVGEMTGGHGRQAFRWSYGIHSALPHLGGTDIPGGRFSTAVGVNGLGLVVGSSSTNSGDRHACLWRGDIGEDLGTLGGPVSSAAAINDLGLVVGTSQTPSGDNHAFVWSDHRMHDLGTLGGTWSRASGVNNAGLVIGSSGTADDRTHAFCWQNGIMTDLGTIDGEEHSEAVAINKAGQVLVRSYGEGVRGFLWAGGGRTEILGFGEGWVDPAGLNDSGVVCGTAELPNGDGHAFRWRHGVVTDLGTLGGRQSSASHVTASGVVLGEAMGVSGSVPHATFWTQ is encoded by the coding sequence GTGTGCGGTGACGCCAGTGGCCTGCTGGCCGGCCTCTGGCAGAGCGGCCGGGATCGGGCCGACGGCTTCCTGCGGCAGGGCAACACGATTCGCCGCCTCCCCGGAAACAGCCGTCCGATCGCCATGAGTCCGTTGGGCGTCGTGGTGGGTGAGATGACCGGCGGGCATGGCCGACAGGCCTTCCGCTGGAGCTACGGCATCCACTCCGCGCTTCCCCACCTGGGCGGGACGGACATCCCAGGAGGGCGTTTCAGTACCGCCGTGGGTGTCAACGGCCTGGGCCTGGTCGTCGGGAGCAGCAGCACGAACAGCGGGGACCGGCATGCCTGTCTGTGGAGGGGAGACATCGGCGAGGATCTCGGCACCCTCGGCGGCCCGGTGAGCTCCGCCGCCGCCATCAACGACCTCGGCCTGGTTGTCGGAACGAGCCAGACGCCCAGTGGGGACAATCATGCGTTCGTGTGGTCCGACCACCGTATGCACGACCTTGGCACCCTCGGGGGCACCTGGAGCCGCGCGTCCGGCGTGAACAACGCCGGGCTGGTCATCGGGAGCAGCGGCACCGCGGACGACCGGACCCACGCATTCTGTTGGCAGAACGGAATAATGACAGATCTCGGCACGATCGATGGAGAAGAGCACAGCGAAGCTGTCGCGATAAACAAGGCCGGCCAGGTGCTCGTACGCAGCTACGGCGAGGGAGTTCGGGGATTCCTCTGGGCCGGTGGCGGTCGTACCGAGATCCTCGGTTTCGGCGAGGGTTGGGTCGACCCGGCCGGGCTCAACGACTCCGGTGTGGTCTGCGGAACAGCCGAGCTCCCGAACGGGGACGGGCACGCGTTTCGCTGGCGGCACGGAGTGGTCACCGATCTCGGAACCCTCGGCGGGAGGCAGAGTTCGGCCAGTCACGTGACGGCCAGCGGAGTCGTTCTCGGTGAGGCGATGGGTGTCTCTGGTTCTGTCCCCCACGCCACCTTCTGGACGCAGTAG
- a CDS encoding VWA domain-containing protein, with product MYEQTFSRTNPGCIVFLLDRSDSMKQPWQSSGGTLAEGAARAVNKILLDLCVKSAKEVGGRARHYFDVGVFGYGACPVAGGEGVEPALGGQPIVPIPEVFDHPLRVEAEQSVDAVAGSKLPVWIEPVFGYRTPMCQAIATAGEHVYGWAASHPDSFPPIVINITDGMVTDSPYDGAGLAEWAARLTSIETHHGQALLFNIFLSPTLAPEALFPVTAAGLPEPGPELFAISSTLPASMVANARGARVEIADGARGFVFNAGLATLVWFLEIGTRVADVRDR from the coding sequence ATGTACGAGCAGACCTTCTCCCGCACCAACCCCGGCTGCATCGTGTTCCTGCTGGACCGGTCCGACTCGATGAAGCAGCCGTGGCAGTCCAGCGGGGGCACGCTCGCCGAGGGCGCCGCCCGCGCCGTGAACAAGATCCTGCTCGACCTGTGCGTGAAGTCGGCGAAGGAGGTCGGCGGCCGGGCCCGGCACTACTTCGACGTCGGCGTCTTCGGTTACGGCGCCTGCCCGGTGGCGGGCGGCGAGGGCGTCGAACCGGCTCTGGGCGGCCAGCCGATCGTGCCGATCCCGGAGGTGTTCGACCATCCGCTGCGGGTCGAGGCCGAACAGTCGGTCGACGCCGTCGCCGGGTCCAAACTCCCGGTCTGGATCGAGCCGGTGTTCGGCTACCGCACCCCCATGTGCCAGGCCATCGCGACGGCGGGCGAGCACGTGTACGGGTGGGCGGCCAGCCATCCCGACTCGTTCCCGCCGATCGTCATCAACATCACCGACGGGATGGTCACCGACAGCCCGTACGACGGCGCCGGCCTCGCCGAATGGGCCGCCCGGCTCACCTCGATCGAGACCCACCACGGCCAGGCGCTGCTGTTCAACATCTTCCTGTCGCCGACGCTCGCGCCCGAGGCGCTGTTCCCGGTCACCGCGGCGGGGCTGCCCGAACCGGGCCCCGAGCTGTTCGCGATCTCCAGCACGCTGCCGGCGTCCATGGTCGCGAACGCCCGCGGCGCGCGGGTGGAGATCGCCGACGGCGCCCGCGGGTTCGTGTTCAACGCCGGCCTGGCGACGCTGGTGTGGTTCCTGGAGATCGGCACCCGGGTCGCCGACGTCCGGGACCGGTGA